The proteins below come from a single Panicum hallii strain FIL2 chromosome 7, PHallii_v3.1, whole genome shotgun sequence genomic window:
- the LOC112901472 gene encoding branched-chain-amino-acid aminotransferase 5, chloroplastic-like, which produces MELRTSAARSFASPASGHGTVPFPRIPSRLVWSRSTQRTSLRGPVARMRSRFSTLMTTTYNTGTPDLVDFNWDALGFQLVPTDFMYLMRCSSDGVFTKGELVPYGPIELNPAAAVLNYGQGLLEGLRAHRKEDGSILLFRPHENALRMRTGADRLCMPAPSVEQFLEAVKLTVLANKRWVPPTGKGSLYIRPQLIGSGAILGVAPAPQYTFIVFVCPVGHYFKDGLSPISLLTEEEYHRAAPGGTGDIKTIGNYASVVSAQRRAKEKGHSDVLYLDPIHNKFVEEVSSCNIFMVKDNVISTPLLTGTILPGITRKSVMGIAQNLGFQVEERNITIGELLGADEVFCTGTAVVLSPVGSITYRERKVEYGKSQEAGVVSQQLYAAFTAIQKGFVEDSMGWTLELN; this is translated from the exons ATGGAGCTCCGCACAAGCGCGGCCCGCAGTTTTGCGTCCCCCGCGTCCGGCCACGGCACGGTTCCATTCCCGCGCATCCCCTCCCGTCTC GTTTGGAGCCGATCGACACAGCGCACCTCCCTACGAGGCCCTGTTGCTAGGATGAGGAGCCGGTTTTCTACTCTGATGACGACTACGTACAA CACAGGGACCCCGGATCTAGTTGACTTCAATTGGGATGCTCTTGGGTTTCAACTGGTCCCTACGGACTTCATGTATTTAATGAGGTGTTCTTCAGATGGGGTGTTCACAAAGGGTGAATTGGTGCCATATGGGCCAATTGAGCTGAACCCAGCAGCTGCAGTGTTGAATTATGGTCAG GGATTGCTTGAAGGTCTAAGAGCACATAGAAAAGAGGATGGATCAATCCTTCTTTTTCGCCCACATGAAAATGCATTGCGGATGAGAACTGGTGCAGATCGGTTATGCATGCCTGCACCAAGCGTAGAGCAATTCCTAGAAGCTGTCAAGCTAACTGTTCTGGCAAACAAGCGTTGG GTACCTCCTACTGGTAAAGGTTCTTTGTATATCAGACCGCAGCTAATTGGAAGTGGGGCTATCCTTGGTGTAGCACCTGCTCCACAGTATACATTTATTGTGTTTGTTTGCCCGGTTGGGCATTATTTCAAG GATGGTTTATCTCCAATCAGCTTGTTAACCGAGGAAGAATACCACCGTGCTGCACCTGGTGGAACTGGTGATATAAAGACTATTGGGAATTATGCTTCG GTTGTTAGTGCTCAGAGAAGAGCCAAGGAGAAAGGCCATTCTGACGTTCTATACTTGGACCCTATCCATAACAAGTTTGTGGAGGAAGTTTCTTCTTGTAATATATTCATGGTGAAG GATAATGTTATTTCTACTCCACTGTTAACAGGAACGATTCTTCCCGGAATCACAAGAAAAAGTGTAATGGGAATTGCTCAAAACCTTGGATTTCAG GTTGAAGAGCGTAATATTACAATAGGTGAGCTGCTCGGAGCTGATGAAGTTTTCTGTACTGGAACTGCTGTTGTACTGTCACCTGTCGGTAGCATCACTTACCGTGAAAGAAA AGTGGAGTATGGGAAGAGCCAGGAGGCCGGAGTGGTGTCTCAGCAACTCTATGCAGCATTCACAGCTATCCAGAAAGGCTTCGTGGAGGACAGTATGGGATGGACGTTGGAGCTAAATTAG